From a single Fusarium fujikuroi IMI 58289 draft genome, chromosome FFUJ_chr03 genomic region:
- a CDS encoding related to multidrug resistance protein codes for MTEKGTTPTGVLDQEHNAPRGPSSFHQKKLHPIDRHRPACFSNLSSELGFIFTVAGSIAISEYFVSGFNIILSSLANTSHETRTWPAAVINFTTAVLILPFARLSEIHGGRLIFLAGHAWLIVWSIIAGFSQNPTMLIACRAMQSLGTSAFLPSGVVIMSRIYRPGPRNTLIFSILGAFSCIGFYSGIFFGSLSAQVLGWKWFFFIGAFFCAGICIAGLFTIPKSHGDPLPDLKMDWLGTITVVPALALVVYALTDGGNAPQGYVALILGIIGLALFVHIEGWRASQPLVPAEVFNTKYMSRLVVALFVSYGSFSLVLFYASFYIESVLYIGPLLTTSWFIPLAAGGFILALVGGFVLRILNGRRLLIIFCLGFLGSSLLCSIIPNSGESNTFLPWVFIFPAMILAIVGLDITFNITNFIISTSLPNHLQAVGSLLVTSLLYLGMAFWLSVVEMATLAQKDINGAENLDATSQCQIGFWTGTGVALIFVTVKMHSGEADLTADEKAQRDWEKDVGQNME; via the exons ATGACTGAGAAAGGCACCACTCCAACCGGTGTCCTCGACCAAGAACATAATGCTCCTCGCGGCCCCTCATCATTCCATCAGAAAAAACTCCATCCTATAGATCGACACCGCCCGGCATGTTTCTCAAATCTCTCATCGGAGCTGGGCTTCATCTTTACGGTCGCGGGTTCGATAGCTATTAGCGAGTATTTTGTTTCTGGTTTCAACATCATTTTGTCTTCATTAGCGAATACTTCGCATGAGACTAGGACGTGGCCGGCTGCTGTCATCAATTTTACTACTGCTGTTTTAATCCTTCCTTTCGCCAGACTCTCTGAGATTCACGGTGGAAGGTTGATCTTTCTGGCTGGTCATGCTTGGTTAATTGTCTGGTCCATCATTGCTGGCTTCAGTCAGAATCCTACTATGCTCATCGCTTGTCGAGCAATGCAGAGTTTAGGGACTTCAGCTTTCTTGCCGTCTGGTGTCGTTATCATGTCACGCATTTATCGTCCTGGTCCACGAAACACTCTTATTTTCAGCATTCTTGGAGCCTTTTCCTGTATCGGTTTCTACTCTGGAATCTTCTTTGGTTCACTGTCTGCCCAGGTCCTTGGATGGAAATGGTTTTTCTTCATTGGTGCATTCTTCTGTGCGGGTATCTGCATCGCTGGCCTTTTCACTATTCCAAAGAGCCATGGAGATCCACTGCCTGACCTGAAGATGGATTGGCTGGGTACGATTACCGTTGTACCGGCGCTTGCATTGGTGGTGTATGCATTGACTGATGGAGGAAATGCGCCCCAGGGCTATgtagccttgatcttgggtaTCATCGGTCTTGCGCTGTTTGTTCACATTGAGGGATGGAGGGCCAGTCAACCTCTTGTGCCAGCAGAGGTTTTCAATACGAAATACATGAGTCGATTGGTCGTTGCACTTTTCGTGTCTTACGGATCCTTCAGTCTGGTTCTCTTCTACGCTAGCTTCTA CATCGAATCAGTCCTGTATATTGGACCTTTACTGACCACCTCGTGGTTCATTCCTCTCGCAGCTGGCGGTTTCATCCTTGCTCTTGTCGGCGGCTTTGTTCTTCGTATCCTCAACGGACGACGGCTCCTGATCATTTTCTGCCTTGGTTTCCTCGGCTCATCGCTTCTTTGTTCAATCATCCCCAACAGCGGAGAATCAAACACATTCCTCCCCTGGGTGTTCATCTTCCCCGCCATGATCCTTGCAATAGTTGGATTAGACATCACCTTCAATATCaccaacttcatcatctcaacatccCTTCCTAATCATCTTCAGGCAGTGGGAAGTTTGTTGGTCACCAGCCTACTCTACCTAGGCATGGCATTTTGGCTGAgtgttgttgagatggcAACATTGGCACAAAAGGACATCAATGGTGCCGAAAATCTTGATGCAACAAGTCAATGTCAGATTGGATTCTGGACTGGTACTGGAGTAGCGTTGATTTTCGTCACGGTGAAAATGCACTCGGGTGAGGCTGATTTGACGGCTGATGAGAAAGCACAGAGAGACTGGGAGAAGGATGTTGGGCAGAACATGGAGTAA
- a CDS encoding probable exopolygalacturonase: MKVSSFFSTLSLFAGVLAEAIDLPAGVPRSIEEFRAKHPYELPVKRSHRKVYTIRHSKNDHDDVSSEFYKGLKKANKGGTLYLPKGQTFVIGKPLDLTFLNDVHVHLEGEIKFTNDTEYWQKNAYKHPFQNSIMFWKWGGKNIKLYGKGVLNGNGQRWWNEFAGKEILDTTNAYLRPILFYAQNATNLDIQGVHFKDSPCWTNFVVTSKDISFKDVICTARSTNATALPKNTDFFDSLNVENLNVERAWVDIGDDCFSPKSNATNVHVDTMYCNGTHGQSIGSLGQYKGEMSFVKDVVIENVWMLNGQHGARLKTWAGPDIGYGFIDNVTFRNFWGGNNEYTAFIDSCYFNINATTCAQYPSRMNITNVLFDNFTGYSSGKYGNAVARLTCSTSKDAVCENIKFKDFNIKTPCGGDPVFLCDGVKDIGVDCVSATSAAGKAALANKCVAPQASVSPFKVRKFNG; this comes from the exons ATGAAGgtctcgagcttcttctcaaccctctccctcttcgcTGGCGTTCTCGCCGAGGCCATCGACCTTCCTGCCGGTGTTCCTCGCAGCATTGAAGAGTTCCGTGCCAAGCATCCCTATGAACTCCCCGTCAAGAGAAGTCATCGCAAGGTCTATACTATCAGACATAGTAAGAACGACCACGATGATGTCTCTTCAGAGTTCTACAAGGGCTTGAAGAAGGCGAACAAGGGAGGTACTTTGTATCTTCCCAAGGGTCAGACCTTTGTCATTGGAAAGCCCCTTGATCTCACCTTTTTGAATGATGTTCATGTTCATCTTGAGGGTGAGATTAAGTTTACCAATGATACTGAGTATTGGCAGAAGAATGCTTATAAGCATCCTTTCCAG AACTCGATCATGTTCTGGAAGTGGGGTggcaagaacatcaagctctACGGAAAGGGTGTTCTGAATGGTAACGGTCAGCGATGGTGGAACG AGTTTGCCGGAAAGGAGATTCTCGACACTACCAACGCCTATCTCCGACCTATCCTGTTCTATGCTCAGAACGCCACCAACCTGGACATCCAGGGAGTTCACTTCAAGGACTCTCCCTGCTGGACCAACTTTGTCGTCACCT CCAAGGACATCTCCTTCAAGGACGTCATCTGCACTGCTCGCTCCACCAACGCCACTGCTCTTCCCAAGAACACTGACTTCTTTGACTCCCTGAACGTCGAGAACCTCAACGTCGAGCGTGCCTGGGTTGACATTGGCGATGATTGCTTCTCCCCCAAGAGCAACGCCACCAACGTCCATGTCGACACCATGTACTGCAACG GCACCCACGGTCAGTCTATCGGTTCTCTTGGCCAGTACAAGGGCGAGATGTCCTTCGTCAAGGATGTCGTCATCGAGAACGTCTGGATGCTCAACGGCCAGCACGGCGCCCGTCTCAAGACCTGGGCCGGCCCTGACATCGGCTACGGCTTCATCGACAACGTGACCTTCCGCAACTTCTGGGGCGGCAACAACGAGTACACCGCCTTCATCGACTCGTGCtacttcaacatcaacgccaCTACCTGCGCCCAGTACCCCTCTCGCATGAACATCACCAACGTTCTCTTCGACAACTTCACCGGCTACAGCTCCGGCAAGTATGGTAACGCTGTTGCCAGGTTGACTTGCTCGACTAGCAAGGATGCTGTCTGTGAGAacatcaagttcaaggacttTAACATCAAGACTCCTTGTGGTGGAGACCCTGTGTTCTTGTGTGATGGTGTTAAGGATATTGGTGTGGACTGTGTCAGTGCTACTAGTGCCGCGGGTAAGGCTGCTTTGGCGAACAAGTGTGTTGCGCCTCAGGCTTCTGTGAGCCCTTTCAAGGTTAGAAAGTTCAACGGTTAA
- a CDS encoding probable MSH6-DNA mismatch repair protein, which yields MTSQRSTAARTPAKATKPAATTSSAKQRSIVSFFQKAPPSSPAAPTSSPLAKASPTTKQSSCLKETTKANSLPKTTPLSKSKPKPTVAIKQTTPVPDSDALEPPSSQENLDSTMKVKNAQECAATRAETERQKPSNKMDHDALPSSPTRKVKKVVSYAESSEEDEPFQFGGPASSRRRTRVRQVVRDEDDYEEQEEEEAEENDSDTMDDFIASESDDDTSRSKKRKRPSKPAAPRKRSNKSSPIPEPEIDIKDSILEEDELMDDVGGATASQWSYDAASTDKQPVVKPAERVAIRDPKYKEKAYTKDPDQRYPWLANIMDKDKRKPDHPEYDKRTIYIPPAAWHKFSPFETQYWKIKQNLWDTIVFFKKGKFYELYENDATVGHQEFDFKMTDRVNMRMVGVPESSLDHWVNQFIAKQYKVARVDQMETNLGKEMRERQDKSKKADKVITRELACILTAGTLVDGSMLQDDMASYCVAIKESVVDDLPAFGIAFADTATGRFYLSTFVDDVDLTKFETLIAQTGPRELLLEKSRLSTKALRILKNNTSPTTIWTHLKPGEEFWEADKTRRELDCGGYFKAEDADEEVWPEILQSLRDDDLAMSATGALISYLRFLKLERPLLSQGNFELYNPIQKNGTLILDGQTLINLEVFSNSVNGGSEGTLFSLLNKCVTPFGKRLFRSWVAHPLCNIDRINERLDAVEMLNADQTVREQFASQLVKMPDLERLISRIHAGACKPEDFVKVLEGFEQIEYTMSLLGSYKGGNGLVDRLISSMPNLDEPLSYWRSAFDRSKARDEKLLIPERGIEEDFDESSDRIEEIKQQLEDLLAEKKKEFKCKLLKFTDVGKEIYQLEAPKSVKVPSTFRQMSATKDVKRWYFPELSQLVRELQEAEETHSQLVREVASRFFQKFDVDYETWLQAIKIISQLDCLVSLAKASASLGQPSCRPEFVDEERSTVDFQELRHPCMMNTVDDFIPNDIKLGGDQAKINLLTGANAAGKSTVLRMSCVAVIMAQIGCYVPATFARLTPVDRIMSRLGANDNIFAAQSTFFVELSETKKILSEATPRSLVILDELGRGTSSYDGVAVAQAVLHHVATHIGCVGYFATHYHSLATEFENHPEIRARRMQIHVDDDERRVTFLYKLEDGVAEGSFGMHCAAMCGISSRVIDRAEVAAKEWEHTSRLKDSLEKAKTGCYIPLGILSDIGALLGDKGEMGDAGVDVLLNAIEAL from the exons ATGACGAGCCAGCGATCAACTGCGGCCCGAACGCCCGCTAAAGCGACCAAACCGGCTGCCACTACTTCTTCAGCCAAGCAGCGTTCAATCGTTTCCTTCTTCCAAAAAGCACCGCCCTCTTCCCCCGCCGCTCCCACATCATCTCCGCTTGCAAAAGCCTCTCCCACGACCAAGCAATCCTCGTGCTTGAAAGAAACAACGAAGGCAAATTCTTTGCCAAAGACAACTCCGCTCTCCAAGTCTAAGCCCAAGCCAACTGTTGCCATCAAGCAAACAACCCCCGTGCCTGATAGTGATGCTCTTGAGCCCCCAAGCTCCCAGGAGAATCTCGACTCGACCATGAAGGTAAAGAATGCCCAAGAATGCGCAGCGACACGAGCTGAAACGGAGCGACAGAAGCCCTCCAATAAGATGGATCACGACGCTCTCCCCAGCAGTCCGACTCGAAAG GTCAAAAAGGTTGTTAGTTACGCCGAGTCctcagaggaagacgagccCTTCCAATTTGGCGGGCCCGCAAGTTCGCGTCGAAGAACTAGAGTACGACAGGTTGTTAGGGATGAGGACGATTacgaagaacaagaggaggaagaggcagaagaaaACGATAGTG ACACTATGGATGACTTTATCGCATCAGAATCAGACGACGATACCTCTCGTtccaagaagcgaaagcgaCCCTCAAAGCCTGCTGCTCCCCGAAAACGGTCCAATAAGTCATCGCCCATCCCCGAACCCGAAATAGATATCAAGGATAGCAttcttgaagaggatgagctgATGGATGATGTGGGAGGCGCTACGGCCTCACAATGGAGCTATGATGCTGCCTCTACCGATAAGCAACCGGTCGTCAAGCCCGCTGAAAGAGTGGCCATAAGGGATCCCAAGTATAAGGAGAAGGCATACACCAAAGATCCCGATCAAAGGTATCCTTGGCTTGCCAATATTATGGATAAAGACAAGAGAAAGCCCGACCATCCCGAGTACGACAAGCGAACAATTTACATTCCCCCTGCTGCTTGGCACAAGTTCTCTCCTTTCGAGACCCAATACTGGAAGATCAAGCAAAATCTTTGGGACACGattgtcttcttcaagaagggcaagttTTACGAATTATACGAGAACGATGCTACCGTGGGTCATCAGGAGTTCGACTTCAAGATGACAGACCGGGTCAACATGCGCATGGTTGGAGTGCCTGAAAGTTCGCTTGATCACTGGGTGAACCAGTTTATCGCCAAGCAATACAAGGTTGCTCGTGTCGATCAGATGGAGACAAACTTGGGTAAGGAGATGCGCGAGCGACAGGATAAGAGCAAGAAGGCCGACAAGGTTATCACCCGTGAGCTTGCTTGCATCCTTACAGCCGGAACACTTGTCGACGGTAGCATGTTGCAAGATGACATGGCCTCCTACTGTGTCGCTATCAAGGAATCTGTCGTTGACGATCTCCCTGCTTTTGGTATCGCCTTTGCCGATACTGCCACTGGACGCTTCTACCTTTCCACCTTTGTGGACGATGTGGATTTGACCAAGTTTGAGACCCTCATCGCTCAAACCGGCCCACGAGAACTACTTCTTGAGAAGTCCCGCTTGTCTACCAAGGCACTGCGTATCCTCAAGAATAATACTAGCCCAACCACCATCTGGACGCACCTCAAGCCAGGCGAAGAGTTCTGGGAGGCGGATAAGACCCGTCGCGAACTCGACTGCGGAGGCTACTTCAAGGCAGAAGATGCTGACGAGGAGGTTTGGCCCGAGATTCTCCAGTCACTACGGGATGATGATTTGGCCATGTCGGCAACTGGTGCCTTGATCTCATACTTGCGCTTCCTCAAGCTTGAGAGACCTTTGCTGTCGCAGGGCAATTTCGAGCTCTACAACCCCATTCAGAAGAATGGAACGTTGATCCTGGATGGGCAAACGCTCATCAACCTTGAAgtcttctccaactcggTCAATGGCGGTTCCGAGGGTACGTTGTTCAGCTTACTTAACAAGTGCGTCACGCCCTTTGGAAAACGTCTCTTCCGATCATGGGTCGCGCACCCGCTTTGCAACATTGATCGCATCAATGAACGTCTCGATGCTGTCGAGATGCTCAATGCCGATCAGACAGTTCGCGAACAATTCGCCTCACAGCTCGTCAAGATGCCCGACCTGGAGCGACTCATCTCCCGAATCCACGCTGGGGCGTGCAAACCCGAGGACTTTGTCAAAGTCCTGGAAGGCTTTGAGCAGATAGAGTACACCATGAGCCTACTGGGATCTTACAAGGGTGGCAATGGCCTCGTCGACCGCTTGATTTCGTCGATGCCAAACCTCGATGAGCCTTTGAGCTATTGGAGATCAGCATTTGATCGTAGCAAGGCGCGCGACGAGAAGTTACTCATTCCCGAGCGTGGTATCGAAGAGGATTTCGACGAGAGTTCCGATCGTATCGAGGAGATAAAGCAGCAACTCGAGGATCTcttggccgagaagaagaaggagtttAAGTGCAAGCTCCTGAAGTTTACAGACGTCGGCAAGGAGATCTATCAGTTGGAGGCTCCCAAGAGTGTCAAGGTCCCCTCGACTTTCCGTCAAATGTCAGCGACAAAGGACGTCAAGCGATGGTATTTCCCTGAACTATCGCAACTTGtgcgagagcttcaagaagcGGAAGAGACACACTCGCAGCTCGTACGCGAAGTTGCGTCGCGATTCTTCCAGAAGTTCGATGTTGACTATGAGACCTGGCTGCAAGCCATCAAAATTATCTCCCAGCTGGATTGTCTAGTCAGCTTAGCCAAGGCATCCGCCTCACTTGGCCAGCCAAGTTGCCGTCCCGAGTTCGTAGATGAAGAGCGAAGCACTGTTGACTTCCAAGAACTGCGACATCCTTGTATGATGAACACAGTTGACGACTTCATTCCCAACGATATCAAGCTTGGTGGTGACCAGGCCAAGATTAACTTGTTGACTGGAGCCAACGCTGCCGGCAAATCCACCGTCCTTCGCATG TCTTGTGTCGCTGTCATCATGGCACAGATTGGATGCTACGTCCCTGCCACTTTCGCACGCCTCACACCCGTCGATCGCATCATGTCTCGTCTCGGTGCCAACGACAACATCTTTGCCGCTCAATCTACCTTCTTTGTTGAGCTGtccgagaccaagaagattcTCTCCGAAGCCACACCTCGATCACTAGTCATTTTGGATGAGCTCGGTCGTGGAACAAGCTCTTACGATGGTGTCGCTGTCGCCCAAGCTGTTCTTCACCACGTCGCTACTCACATCGGCTGCGTCGGCTACTTCGCTACTCACTACCACTCTCTCGCGACAGAATTTGAGAACCATCCCGAGATCCGAGCACGAAGAATGCAGATCcacgttgatgatgatgagcgtCGCGTTACCTTCTTATACAAGCTGGAAGACGGTGTCGCCGAGGGTAGTTTCGGTATGCACTGCGCCGCCATGTGCGGTATCTCATCACGCGTCATCGACCGCGCGGAAGTCGCTGCCAAAGAATGGGAACACACCAGCCGCCTTAAGGATAGTCTTGAGAAGGCAAAGACGGGATGTTACATCCCGCTGGGTATTCTCAGCGACATCGGTGCACTGCTCGGCGATAAAGGCGAGATGGGAGACGCCGGAGTGGATGTTCTTCTCAATGCCATCGAGGCATTATAA